A single Paenibacillus kribbensis DNA region contains:
- a CDS encoding S66 family peptidase translates to MNLRKQAPKLKAGDEIRILSPSTSLSIVSEKNRLIARQKLEQLGFTVSFSQHVLENDDFTSSSIASRVADLHEAFVDPKVKGILTSIGGYNANQLLAHLDYELIGAHPKRLCGYSDITALSHAIYAKTGLITYAGPLFLTFAMLQGNEYTTAYFQKLMLEEGSIQIQSSPEWSDDAWYLDQDKRIFHRNAGPYAIHDGEAEGTIVGGNLCTLNLLQGTPYMPSLEGSILFVEDDYESSPATFDRDLQSLLHQPGFDQVRGIIIGRFQQASHMTKELLRQIISSKKELASMPVIADADFGHTTPQFTYPIGGKASICARNGIVNIEISE, encoded by the coding sequence ATGAACTTAAGAAAACAGGCACCTAAACTAAAAGCCGGGGATGAGATACGCATTCTTTCACCGTCCACAAGCTTGTCGATCGTTTCCGAGAAAAATCGTCTGATTGCCCGGCAAAAGCTGGAGCAGCTTGGTTTTACGGTGAGCTTTTCACAACATGTGCTGGAAAATGATGATTTTACATCTTCTTCGATAGCGTCCAGAGTAGCAGATTTGCACGAAGCTTTTGTCGATCCGAAGGTAAAGGGCATCCTGACCTCAATTGGGGGCTATAATGCCAATCAACTACTTGCCCACCTTGATTATGAACTGATTGGCGCTCATCCCAAACGATTATGTGGTTATTCGGATATCACAGCGTTAAGCCATGCTATTTACGCGAAAACCGGCCTTATCACATATGCGGGTCCGCTTTTTTTGACGTTTGCCATGTTGCAAGGAAATGAATATACGACGGCGTATTTTCAAAAGCTGATGCTGGAAGAGGGCAGCATTCAAATCCAATCTTCGCCCGAGTGGAGTGACGATGCCTGGTATCTGGATCAGGATAAAAGAATCTTTCACCGCAATGCAGGTCCGTATGCGATTCATGATGGAGAAGCAGAGGGAACGATTGTGGGCGGAAACCTGTGCACCCTGAATTTGCTGCAGGGAACTCCATATATGCCGAGTCTGGAGGGAAGCATTTTATTTGTTGAAGATGATTACGAAAGCTCCCCTGCTACATTTGATCGGGATTTGCAATCGTTGCTGCACCAGCCTGGATTTGATCAGGTCAGGGGGATTATTATTGGACGTTTTCAGCAGGCGTCACACATGACAAAAGAATTGCTGCGGCAAATCATTAGCTCAAAAAAGGAACTGGCCTCTATGCCAGTGATTGCAGATGCCGATTTTGGACACACCACACCGCAATTTACATATCCGATTGGCGGAAAGGCAAGCATCTGTGCCAGGAATGGCATAGTGAATATTGAAATAAGTGAGTAG
- a CDS encoding sensor histidine kinase, with product MNAFLEMLMQLFERAALLLICLFFITRIPRFKETLQKNSHSPGELTLLTLIFCMFALFGTYTGIEVEGSLVNVRIIAIMSGGILFGPWVGIITGIISGIHRYLIDIGGVTSIPCLITSILAGVGSGYIGRRVSRSKRWLVGIAAGMICEALTMLLILVMAHPYALGLDIVSKIGLPMIIGEVSIGLIVLLIQSVEGEKENIAARQAKLALDIANKTLPYFRSINAESLHTICSIIKEDIKADAVAITDTRNVLAYVGFGEERYHIGDEIISDVTKSTIRSGKITIRNHIADDKTPQIQSLLIIPLEERGEVTGTLKIYYRKAYKITYPLQTMAIGLSQIISTLMEVSRVEQIKEAANKAELKALQTKINPHFLFNALNAIASTTRTKPDKARELIINLSGYLRYNLELNDDLIEIHKELQQVSDYVEIEKARFGNRLQVEYVMDEVSVLIPSLIIQPLVENAINHGILKKKGPGTVTISVRDRGEKVRISVADTGVGIRDDVVDNLYHDQVPVKQIGLYNVHRRLKLMYGEGVIILKHKPGTEVYFDIPKEKS from the coding sequence GTGAACGCCTTTTTGGAAATGCTGATGCAGCTATTTGAGCGCGCAGCGCTGCTGCTGATTTGTTTATTTTTTATCACCCGTATTCCGCGGTTTAAGGAAACCCTGCAAAAGAACAGTCATTCTCCGGGAGAACTGACTTTGCTAACGTTGATTTTTTGTATGTTTGCACTGTTCGGTACGTACACCGGGATTGAAGTTGAAGGCTCGCTTGTGAATGTTCGTATCATTGCGATTATGTCGGGCGGTATTTTGTTCGGACCATGGGTTGGAATCATTACAGGTATTATATCGGGTATCCACCGCTATCTGATTGATATCGGGGGAGTAACCTCGATTCCATGTCTGATCACCAGTATTCTGGCAGGTGTGGGATCTGGATACATTGGTCGTCGGGTTAGCCGTTCCAAGAGATGGCTGGTCGGCATCGCCGCAGGAATGATTTGCGAGGCATTAACGATGCTGCTGATTCTGGTGATGGCACACCCGTACGCTCTTGGTCTGGACATCGTTTCCAAGATCGGATTGCCGATGATTATCGGGGAAGTCAGTATTGGTCTCATCGTCCTGTTGATCCAGAGTGTCGAGGGGGAAAAGGAAAATATCGCGGCCAGACAGGCCAAGCTGGCACTGGATATTGCCAACAAAACGTTGCCCTATTTTCGTTCGATTAATGCGGAATCGCTGCATACCATTTGTTCGATCATAAAAGAGGATATCAAGGCAGATGCGGTTGCGATTACGGATACTCGAAATGTGCTGGCCTATGTCGGTTTTGGCGAGGAACGCTATCACATTGGTGACGAGATCATTAGCGATGTGACCAAATCGACGATCCGCAGCGGAAAAATCACGATTCGCAATCATATTGCAGATGATAAAACGCCCCAAATTCAGTCTCTGCTCATTATCCCGTTAGAGGAGCGGGGGGAGGTAACCGGAACCCTAAAAATTTATTACCGTAAAGCATATAAAATCACGTACCCGTTGCAGACGATGGCAATTGGTTTGTCTCAAATCATTTCCACGTTAATGGAAGTGTCGCGTGTGGAGCAAATTAAAGAAGCAGCGAACAAAGCCGAATTGAAGGCATTGCAGACCAAAATCAATCCTCATTTCCTGTTCAATGCGCTGAACGCGATTGCTTCGACTACACGCACCAAGCCGGATAAGGCGCGCGAGCTGATCATTAATTTGTCGGGCTATCTGCGTTATAATCTGGAGCTTAATGATGATCTGATAGAAATTCACAAGGAGCTTCAGCAGGTATCTGATTACGTGGAAATTGAAAAGGCACGCTTCGGCAACCGGCTTCAGGTGGAGTATGTGATGGATGAGGTGTCTGTGCTCATTCCAAGCCTGATTATCCAGCCCTTGGTTGAAAATGCGATTAATCATGGGATACTAAAGAAAAAGGGGCCGGGTACAGTGACGATTTCCGTACGGGATCGGGGAGAAAAGGTGCGGATTTCCGTTGCAGATACCGGGGTGGGTATACGAGATGATGTTGTGGATAATCTGTATCATGATCAGGTTCCGGTCAAACAAATAGGCTTGTACAATGTGCACAGACGACTCAAGCTTATGTATGGTGAAGGAGTTATTATTCTCAAGCATAAGCCAGGCACCGAAGTTTATTTTGACATACCAAAGGAGAAGTCATGA
- a CDS encoding LytR/AlgR family response regulator transcription factor: MKAIIVEDEIPAREELEYLIQTHSSIEVTNSFEDGLDVFRFLQEQETDAIFLDINIPSLDGMLLAQNISKFAKKPYIIFTTAYKEHAAQAFELEAFDYILKPYDEKRIAAMLRKLENAYEQRNAQSQETASPAQPRAAEASIVSASGRINLLKNDKIIVTDASDIYYACAQEKVTRVFTRHEEYTMPMSISEFHARLPQQDFFRCHRSYTVNLSQIREIVPWFNHTYLLRLRGLDAEIPVSRSKAKEFRQIMRL; the protein is encoded by the coding sequence ATGAAGGCCATAATTGTAGAAGACGAAATTCCAGCGCGCGAAGAGCTGGAGTATCTTATTCAGACGCATAGCAGCATTGAGGTGACGAATAGCTTCGAGGACGGACTGGATGTGTTCCGGTTTTTGCAGGAGCAGGAGACGGACGCCATCTTTCTGGATATTAATATTCCTTCGCTGGACGGGATGCTGCTGGCTCAGAATATTAGCAAATTTGCTAAAAAGCCTTATATTATTTTTACGACCGCCTATAAAGAACATGCGGCACAGGCCTTTGAACTGGAGGCATTCGACTACATTCTCAAGCCGTATGATGAAAAACGAATCGCCGCCATGCTGCGCAAGCTGGAAAATGCCTATGAGCAGCGGAATGCCCAGTCACAGGAGACGGCCTCACCTGCACAGCCTCGAGCTGCTGAAGCAAGCATAGTCAGCGCTTCGGGTCGCATCAATCTGCTGAAAAACGACAAAATTATTGTGACCGATGCGAGCGATATTTACTATGCGTGCGCACAGGAAAAGGTTACCCGCGTATTTACAAGGCATGAGGAATATACGATGCCGATGAGCATCTCGGAATTTCATGCCCGCTTGCCGCAGCAGGACTTTTTCCGTTGTCACCGTTCCTACACGGTGAATCTGTCGCAAATTCGTGAAATTGTGCCCTGGTTCAATCACACGTATCTCCTGCGTTTGCGCGGCCTGGACGCGGAGATTCCGGTAAGCCGAAGCAAAGCCAAGGAATTTCGGCAAATTATGCGACTATAA
- a CDS encoding L-lactate MFS transporter, with amino-acid sequence MKTNSGNRLLIVLGTIIVQMGLGTIYTWSLFNQPLVDRFGWNLSSVAITFSITSFALAIATLFAGKLQDKWGLRRLILGAGVVLGVGLMLSSQVSSLSLLYILAGVVVGFADGTAYITSLSNLIKWFPEKKGLISGISVGAYGTGSLIFKYINGSLIQSVGVSQAFLYWGMIVFIMIVGGSFLVREAVVVNKPSVQNAGTPQRDYTVKEMLRTKQAYLLFVMFFTACMSGLYLIGVVKDIGVRMAGLDVATAANAVAMVAIFNTAGRIILGALSDKVGRLKVVAGALLTTAVAVTVLSLVPLNYGLFFTCVAGIAFCFGGNITVFPAIVADFFGLKNQSKNYGIVYQGFGLGALAGSFIAALLGGFIPTFTTIAVLCVVSFLIALTIRTPDQSKPDQGNLRSQRKKNPHTLRGMKPGTKLG; translated from the coding sequence ATGAAAACAAACAGTGGAAACCGCCTGCTGATCGTGCTTGGAACGATTATTGTCCAGATGGGATTAGGAACGATTTACACTTGGAGTTTGTTTAATCAACCGCTGGTGGACCGCTTTGGCTGGAACCTCAGCTCGGTCGCCATTACATTTTCGATTACCAGCTTTGCGCTGGCAATTGCTACATTATTTGCAGGCAAGCTGCAGGATAAATGGGGATTGCGTCGTCTGATTTTAGGTGCAGGTGTCGTGTTAGGTGTAGGGTTAATGCTCAGCTCACAGGTAAGCTCCCTGTCCCTGCTGTACATTTTAGCGGGTGTTGTCGTAGGTTTTGCGGACGGTACGGCATATATTACATCACTGTCGAATCTGATCAAATGGTTTCCCGAGAAAAAAGGACTTATTTCCGGTATTTCGGTTGGGGCATACGGAACAGGCAGTCTTATTTTCAAATATATTAATGGTTCGCTGATTCAGTCCGTTGGCGTATCACAGGCATTTCTGTATTGGGGTATGATCGTGTTCATCATGATTGTGGGCGGTTCTTTCCTGGTGCGGGAGGCTGTAGTCGTGAACAAGCCTTCGGTACAAAATGCGGGTACGCCGCAGCGGGATTACACCGTTAAAGAGATGCTGCGCACCAAGCAGGCCTATCTGCTGTTCGTGATGTTCTTTACCGCTTGTATGAGTGGGCTGTATCTGATTGGAGTTGTCAAGGATATCGGCGTACGGATGGCCGGGCTGGATGTAGCCACAGCCGCTAATGCGGTCGCAATGGTCGCTATTTTCAACACGGCGGGACGAATCATATTAGGTGCGCTATCGGATAAGGTCGGTCGTCTGAAAGTGGTAGCGGGTGCGTTGCTGACAACAGCGGTCGCGGTTACAGTGCTTAGTCTGGTACCGCTGAACTATGGTTTGTTCTTTACCTGTGTAGCAGGAATTGCATTCTGCTTTGGCGGCAACATTACCGTTTTTCCAGCCATTGTGGCTGATTTCTTCGGCCTGAAAAATCAAAGTAAAAACTATGGTATCGTGTATCAGGGCTTTGGTCTCGGTGCACTGGCGGGATCTTTTATCGCAGCCTTGCTCGGCGGCTTCATCCCGACCTTTACGACCATTGCGGTGCTGTGTGTCGTATCGTTCCTGATCGCGCTGACGATTCGTACACCGGATCAAAGCAAACCGGATCAAGGCAATTTGCGCAGTCAACGTAAGAAAAATCCTCATACCTTGCGCGGCATGAAGCCCGGAACAAAGCTGGGCTAA
- a CDS encoding serine/threonine protein kinase, with protein sequence MIVDTSGNLLARNTKLRNTYQIRSALSRSELAIVYTARLLDHREKVIVKEFFPSALALRGSDRKTVTCGASMQSKYVEFMHYFLCEGQMLKELSHPGIVSYIDHFEENGTAYLVMEYCAGKTLDRVMQEESALTSDPAFKYQALLSLIDAMEYIHDKGIIHRDIKPGNIMIGENGSIKLLDFGSAVHFEGKEHPIFTTAGYSPLEFYSNRSQQGPVSDIYSLAATLYYCQKGSPPPDVPGRLFADRTDRIRIENAGISLLPYVIRRGLEVQANKRCRSLRWFKAALRAEYWIKKGKRRTLTVR encoded by the coding sequence ATGATCGTGGATACAAGCGGGAACCTGCTTGCCCGCAATACGAAGCTGCGAAATACATATCAAATTCGAAGCGCCTTGTCCCGCAGTGAGCTGGCCATCGTGTATACGGCAAGGCTGTTGGATCATCGAGAAAAGGTCATTGTGAAGGAGTTTTTTCCGAGTGCACTGGCCCTTCGGGGATCGGATCGAAAAACGGTGACCTGCGGCGCGTCTATGCAATCCAAATATGTGGAGTTTATGCATTATTTTTTGTGTGAAGGGCAAATGCTCAAGGAGTTAAGTCATCCTGGAATTGTCAGTTATATAGATCACTTTGAGGAAAATGGAACTGCTTATCTGGTGATGGAATACTGTGCAGGCAAGACGCTGGACAGGGTAATGCAAGAAGAGTCTGCGCTCACGTCCGATCCTGCTTTTAAGTATCAGGCGTTGCTGTCTTTAATTGATGCCATGGAGTATATTCACGATAAGGGCATTATTCACCGGGATATTAAGCCTGGCAACATTATGATTGGAGAGAATGGCAGCATCAAGCTGCTTGATTTCGGTTCTGCTGTACATTTTGAGGGCAAGGAGCATCCGATCTTCACCACGGCAGGCTACTCTCCGCTGGAGTTTTATTCTAACCGCTCGCAGCAGGGACCTGTATCGGATATCTATAGCTTGGCCGCCACGCTGTATTATTGTCAGAAAGGATCGCCTCCACCGGATGTGCCTGGCAGATTGTTTGCAGACCGGACCGACCGGATTCGGATTGAAAATGCAGGGATTTCCTTGCTGCCGTATGTGATTCGGCGTGGTCTGGAGGTGCAGGCTAACAAGCGTTGTCGCTCACTCAGATGGTTTAAAGCCGCACTACGTGCGGAATACTGGATAAAAAAAGGGAAGCGCCGCACTCTTACGGTTCGTTAA